The DNA region GTCGAGAGAGAAGGTGCCAGACGTCACGGCGTGATCGATCCTGGCCTGCACTCCGTTGTCGGCCACGGTCAGATCACCACGACGGAGCGGAGGACGTCGCCGCCGTGCATTTTGGCGAAGGCGGCGTCGACGTCGTTGATGCCGATGGTCTCGGTCACGAACGCATCCAACGGCAGCCGACCCTGCAGGAACAGGTCGATCAGCATCGGGAAATCCCGAGAGGGCAGACAATCCCCGTACCAGGATGATTTCAAGGAGCCACCACGGCCGAACACATCCAACAGCGGTAGTTCCAGCTGCATGGTCGGGGTCGGCACACCGACCAGCACCACAGTGCCGGCCAGATCCCGGGCATAGAACGCCTGCTTCCAGGTCTCCGGCCGACCCACCGCATCGATCACCACATCCGCGCCATGACCACCGGTCAACCCCTGGATCGCCTCCACCGCATCCACCTCACGAGAGTTGACCGTGTCGGTCGCACCGAGCTCCTTCGCGGTCGCGAGTTTCCGCTCGTCGATGTCGACCGCGATGATCGTGCCCGCACCGGCCAACCGGGCACCGGCGATCGCCGCCGCACCGACCCCGCCGCAGCCGATCACCGCCACCGAATCACCCCGACCGACACCACCGGTATTGATCGCCGCACCCAGGCCGGCCATCACCCCACACCCCAACAGCCCGGCGACCTCCGGAGCCGCAGCGGGATCGACCTTGGTGCACTGCCCGGCCGCCACCAGGGTCTTCTCGACGAACGCGCCGATCCCCAGCGCCGGGGACAGCTCGGTGCCATCCTCCAGGGTCATCTTCTGGGTGGCGTTGAAGGTGGCGAAGCAATACCAGGGCCGGCCACGCTTGCAGGCCCGACAGCTGCCGCACACGGCACGCCAGTTCAAGATCACATAGTCACCAGGGGCGAGGTCGCGGACACCGTCGCCGACCGCCTCGACGATCCCGGCTGCTTCGTGGCCCAGCAGGTAGGGGTAGTCGTCACCGATCCCGCCCTGGACGTAGTGCAGATCGGTGTGACACACCCCGCACGCCTGGACCTTCACCACGGCCTCGCCCGGACCCGGATCCGGGATGTTGATGGTCACGAGCTCGACCGGGGCGTCCTTGGCCCGCGAGATCACACCCTGAACCTGCTGAGACACGCTCTCCTCCTGCTTTTGCCGGGCTGTGGTCAGTGGCCCGATACCTGTTTGTCGACTGGTCCGCATCGTAGTCGGCGCCGCTGACAGTGCTGGTCGTCGCTTGCTGCTTGGCTGCGCTCCACAGACTCCGTCTTCCTCCCTCTCTCGCCAGACGAAGAACGTGTCTTGCTCGTTCGGTCGTCCAGACGGAGCCGTCGCTTCGCCTCGCGGCCGCTCGCAACGGGGGCCGTCGCTCGCTGCTTGGCTGCGCTCCACAGACTCCGTCTTCCTCCCTCGCTCGCCAGACGAAGAACGTGTCTGGCTCGCTCAGTCGTCCAGACGAAGCCG from Microlunatus phosphovorus NM-1 includes:
- a CDS encoding S-(hydroxymethyl)mycothiol dehydrogenase; protein product: MSQQVQGVISRAKDAPVELVTINIPDPGPGEAVVKVQACGVCHTDLHYVQGGIGDDYPYLLGHEAAGIVEAVGDGVRDLAPGDYVILNWRAVCGSCRACKRGRPWYCFATFNATQKMTLEDGTELSPALGIGAFVEKTLVAAGQCTKVDPAAAPEVAGLLGCGVMAGLGAAINTGGVGRGDSVAVIGCGGVGAAAIAGARLAGAGTIIAVDIDERKLATAKELGATDTVNSREVDAVEAIQGLTGGHGADVVIDAVGRPETWKQAFYARDLAGTVVLVGVPTPTMQLELPLLDVFGRGGSLKSSWYGDCLPSRDFPMLIDLFLQGRLPLDAFVTETIGINDVDAAFAKMHGGDVLRSVVVI